In Cedecea neteri, a single genomic region encodes these proteins:
- the fdhF gene encoding formate dehydrogenase subunit alpha gives MKKITSVCPYCGAGCKLKLVVENNKIIRAEAAGGVTNQNELCLKGYYGWDFLNDTKLLTPRLTQPMIRYEKGGKLQPVSWEEAISYTAARLKAIKEQFGPRAIMTTGSSRGTGNETNFVMQKFARAVLNTNNVDCCARVCHGPSVAGLQATLGNGAMSNSIGDIENSKCLLVVGYNCADSHPIVARRVIKAKSNGAKIIVCDPRRIETARIADQHLQIKNGCNMALVNAFGYVLLEEQLYDKEYVAKYAEGLEAYRETVKGYAPEDVEHLTGVPAQQVRQAMRTFAAAPSATIMWGMGVTQFGQAVDVVKGLSSLALLTGNLGRENVGVGPVRGQNNVQGACDMGVLPNQFPGYQDVVDPEVRAKFAKAWGIDPAVMDDKVGVRITEVPHLAIEGKVKAYYIMGEDPLQTEADLGLVRKGFEALDLVVVQDIFMTKTAEVADVLLPATSWGEHGGVFTCADRGFQRFEKAIEPKYNVKRDWEIISLLSTAMGYPMHYENNQQIWDELRELCPLFYGVTYEKMGDMGHVQWPCPTLDHPGTPYLYKDSKFDTPSGKGQLFAAAWRAPAEVPDDSYPLVLCTVREVGHYSCRSMTGNCAALQTLADEPGFVQINPLDADALGIKDRQLVWVSSRRGKVISRADVNERINKGSVYMTYQWWIGACNELTQDNLDPISKTPETKYCAVKVGAIEDQAWAENYAQTTYNSMKARLREAVEA, from the coding sequence ATGAAAAAAATTACCAGCGTCTGCCCTTACTGCGGGGCCGGCTGCAAACTGAAACTGGTCGTTGAGAACAACAAAATTATTCGCGCCGAAGCGGCCGGGGGCGTGACTAACCAAAACGAACTCTGCCTGAAAGGCTACTACGGCTGGGATTTTCTTAACGACACCAAACTGCTGACCCCTCGCCTGACGCAGCCGATGATCCGCTACGAGAAGGGCGGCAAGCTGCAGCCGGTAAGCTGGGAAGAGGCGATTAGCTATACCGCTGCGCGCCTGAAGGCGATTAAAGAGCAGTTCGGACCCCGCGCCATTATGACCACCGGTTCCTCGCGCGGAACGGGGAACGAAACCAACTTTGTGATGCAGAAATTCGCCCGTGCGGTGCTGAACACCAACAACGTCGACTGTTGCGCCCGCGTGTGCCACGGCCCTTCAGTTGCAGGGCTGCAGGCAACGCTGGGTAACGGGGCGATGAGCAACTCCATCGGCGATATCGAAAACTCAAAATGCCTGCTGGTGGTGGGCTACAACTGCGCCGATTCGCACCCTATCGTGGCTCGCCGGGTGATTAAAGCCAAAAGCAACGGCGCGAAAATTATCGTCTGCGACCCGCGCCGTATTGAAACCGCCCGCATTGCCGACCAGCATCTGCAAATCAAAAACGGTTGCAACATGGCGCTGGTGAATGCCTTTGGCTATGTCCTGCTGGAAGAGCAGCTGTACGACAAAGAGTACGTCGCCAAATATGCCGAAGGGCTTGAGGCCTACCGCGAAACCGTGAAGGGCTACGCGCCGGAGGATGTCGAGCATTTAACCGGCGTTCCGGCTCAGCAGGTTCGCCAGGCAATGCGTACCTTCGCTGCAGCGCCTTCCGCCACCATCATGTGGGGCATGGGCGTGACTCAGTTCGGCCAGGCGGTGGACGTGGTCAAAGGGCTGTCCAGCCTGGCGCTGCTCACCGGTAACCTGGGCCGTGAAAACGTCGGCGTTGGCCCGGTGCGCGGGCAGAACAACGTGCAGGGGGCCTGCGATATGGGCGTGCTGCCTAACCAGTTCCCCGGCTACCAGGATGTGGTTGATCCTGAAGTACGCGCGAAGTTTGCTAAAGCCTGGGGCATCGACCCGGCGGTGATGGATGACAAAGTTGGCGTGCGTATTACCGAAGTACCGCACCTGGCGATAGAGGGCAAAGTTAAAGCCTACTACATCATGGGGGAAGATCCGCTCCAGACCGAAGCGGACCTGGGCCTGGTGCGTAAAGGATTTGAAGCGCTCGACTTGGTGGTGGTGCAGGACATCTTCATGACCAAAACCGCCGAAGTCGCTGATGTGTTGCTGCCCGCCACGTCCTGGGGTGAGCACGGCGGTGTCTTTACCTGCGCCGACCGGGGCTTCCAGCGTTTCGAGAAAGCCATCGAGCCGAAATACAACGTGAAGCGCGACTGGGAAATCATCAGCCTGCTCTCGACGGCGATGGGCTACCCGATGCACTACGAAAACAACCAGCAAATCTGGGATGAGCTGCGCGAGCTGTGCCCGCTGTTTTACGGCGTCACCTACGAAAAAATGGGCGATATGGGGCACGTGCAGTGGCCTTGCCCGACGCTGGATCACCCCGGCACGCCATATCTCTACAAAGACAGCAAATTCGACACGCCAAGCGGCAAAGGCCAGCTGTTTGCCGCCGCCTGGCGCGCGCCCGCCGAAGTGCCTGACGACAGCTATCCGCTGGTGCTTTGCACCGTCCGCGAAGTCGGGCACTACTCTTGCCGCTCAATGACCGGCAACTGCGCGGCGCTGCAAACCCTCGCCGATGAACCCGGCTTTGTGCAAATCAACCCGCTGGATGCGGACGCGCTAGGCATTAAAGATCGGCAACTGGTTTGGGTAAGTTCGCGTCGCGGCAAGGTTATCAGCCGCGCGGACGTGAACGAGCGCATCAACAAAGGCTCCGTCTACATGACTTATCAATGGTGGATTGGCGCCTGTAACGAGCTGACGCAGGACAATCTCGACCCGATCTCCAAAACGCCGGAAACCAAATATTGCGCGGTGAAAGTAGGGGCGATTGAGGATCAGGCGTGGGCGGAGAATTATGCGCAAACGACCTATAACAGCATGAAAGCGCGGCTGCGCGAGGCGGTGGAAGCGTGA
- the hycI gene encoding hydrogenase maturation peptidase HycI, whose amino-acid sequence MTKVLLCVGNSMMGDDGAGPLLAEKCQASPQGDWVVIDGGSAPENDVVAIRELRPELLLIVDATDMMLNPGEIRVIDPDDIAEMFMMTTHNMPLNYLVDQLKEDVGEVVFLGIQPDIVGFYYPMTEAVKAAVEQVYQRLATWTGFGGYEPLMISESETSF is encoded by the coding sequence ATGACTAAGGTACTGCTTTGCGTAGGCAACAGCATGATGGGCGACGACGGGGCTGGCCCGCTGCTGGCCGAGAAGTGTCAGGCTTCTCCGCAGGGTGACTGGGTGGTGATCGACGGCGGCAGCGCGCCGGAAAACGACGTGGTTGCTATCCGCGAACTCCGCCCGGAGCTGCTGCTGATCGTGGATGCCACCGACATGATGCTCAACCCCGGTGAGATCCGCGTCATTGACCCGGATGACATCGCCGAGATGTTTATGATGACTACCCACAACATGCCGCTTAATTATCTGGTCGATCAGCTAAAAGAGGACGTGGGCGAAGTGGTATTCCTCGGCATTCAGCCGGATATCGTTGGCTTTTACTACCCGATGACGGAGGCGGTGAAAGCGGCGGTGGAGCAGGTTTATCAGCGGCTGGCGACGTGGACGGGTTTTGGCGGGTATGAGCCCCTCATGATTTCAGAGAGCGAAACGTCTTTTTAG
- the hydN gene encoding electron transport protein HydN produces the protein MNRFIIADSSKCIGCRTCEVACVVSHQENQDCSALTPQTFLPRIHVIKGVNVSTATMCRQCEDAPCANVCPNGAISRDQGFVHVMQERCIGCKTCVVACPYGAMEVVVRPVIRNSGAGLNVMAEKAEANKCDLCYHREAGPACLEACPTNAILCVDRNRLEQMSAEKRRRAALDAPAALTF, from the coding sequence ATGAACCGCTTCATCATTGCCGATTCGAGCAAATGCATCGGTTGCCGCACTTGTGAGGTGGCGTGCGTGGTCTCTCACCAGGAGAACCAGGACTGTTCGGCGCTGACCCCACAAACCTTCTTGCCGCGTATTCACGTCATCAAAGGCGTGAATGTTTCGACCGCTACCATGTGCCGCCAGTGCGAGGACGCGCCCTGCGCGAACGTCTGCCCTAACGGCGCCATCAGCCGGGACCAGGGCTTTGTTCACGTCATGCAGGAACGCTGCATCGGCTGCAAAACCTGCGTCGTTGCCTGCCCTTATGGCGCGATGGAGGTCGTCGTGCGGCCGGTGATCCGCAATAGCGGGGCCGGGCTGAACGTGATGGCGGAAAAAGCCGAGGCCAACAAATGTGACCTTTGCTACCACCGTGAGGCTGGCCCCGCCTGCCTGGAAGCCTGCCCGACCAACGCCATCCTGTGCGTGGACCGTAACCGGCTGGAACAAATGAGCGCGGAAAAACGTCGCCGCGCCGCGTTAGATGCCCCTGCGGCGCTGACTTTCTAA
- a CDS encoding formate hydrogenlyase maturation HycH family protein, whose protein sequence is MSESVVFCQLSRKFVDENDNTPAEAQQVVYYSLAIGHHLGVIDCLKESLVCPLEAYQAWIATLEADGEARHKMNGVPRYGEIVIDQNHVVMLARALDAAKPTQTPEQQAWSQALLDMLQAIQQEPAIYLMVRRRYD, encoded by the coding sequence ATGAGCGAGTCGGTGGTGTTCTGTCAGCTCAGCCGCAAGTTTGTCGATGAGAACGACAACACCCCGGCTGAAGCTCAGCAGGTGGTCTACTACAGCCTGGCGATTGGCCACCATTTGGGGGTAATCGACTGCCTGAAAGAGAGCCTGGTTTGCCCGCTGGAAGCCTATCAGGCGTGGATCGCCACGCTTGAGGCTGACGGCGAGGCCCGGCACAAAATGAACGGCGTGCCGCGCTACGGCGAAATCGTGATCGACCAGAATCATGTGGTGATGCTGGCGCGGGCGCTGGATGCCGCTAAGCCGACGCAGACGCCGGAACAGCAGGCCTGGAGCCAGGCGCTGCTCGACATGCTGCAGGCTATTCAACAAGAACCCGCCATCTACCTGATGGTAAGGAGACGCTATGACTAA